From the genome of Lutzomyia longipalpis isolate SR_M1_2022 chromosome 2, ASM2433408v1, one region includes:
- the LOC129790829 gene encoding proton channel OtopLc isoform X3 has product MQRCPYIHEMRERLLPPQQPSPPLHQPIQFRHHAPHQHPPTPRPTEPPIAMESQEREGLLMDGRPQDGNQLNPDGYGSHTSPAHQRTPLVPRDLGEDFSLDYDEEPLDPRRPKNANTYTKDIGFYIRSQKRTSLFIVTSLVYAMLLVVVCISYVISDVSTRRIPVMYYEGFFTYLYGASILFLLYVFCFLLQESTCCAGGEKPPKPVKEKKPKKEKKPKKGDPPEGKDAKGGKDKDKDAAKGGKPSPFQEVLPKKKRDLVREQSLQKDTTVEAEKAPTPKNVRKRKTTQNNTTHGSFFLRVGAIAFGLGTMIYTGLEFGSFFEIPFDSPCHQILRGVNPLLQMIFTFMQMYFIFMNARLNIHRFKVLARFGLMHIVATNVCVWIRTLVLESIKEITLYHQRRGPSPEDGAILDSIRRHTMKNARTVMGTHLEPDFDWEPLHSNMNLQEASSAESPANILSRIVKSTAQGVTEGLAEDLDNPTPTTTSSPTTTIAHTTTTFLRKLKRATSAPTTAETSTTTTTTTPSPPTPTSTLASIFALFSSSSTTTTTPPPTTTTTTTTTESIFSNLFGFDQHSYQTYSELAHNATNSLDQTVENLNSLYPQAFTAFQAINVSNSTNGTSCGRVNIMGTIVQDSAPYLYPFIIEYCLIGAVVIYVMWRQIGRYPKFATEEDLEHRLEVMLSRRAVAMAQASSGRVDCIGASKGLFFGLLLLVGSLICLILFFVLVRHPQLSLLAIYLADVSHSALMAFSVIAILIGFCRVQHLKFRCEDQSNLNDILLRISAFGLFTYSVFSVISGALNFLDSEPNLLVCVTGALAVLQVIFQLLFIADVSRRRVHLPEHDRSKPGRQIVTFLLICNISMFAIYTFEAQKVFANPVQLDFYGFIAWSLIQRVTLPLCIFHRFHSAVTLAEVWKTTYKPRLE; this is encoded by the exons ATGCAACGCTGTCCGTATATTCATGAGATGCGAGAACGCCTTCTGCCGCCCCAGCAGCCCTCACCGCCACTTCATCAGCCCATCCAGTTTCGTCATCACGCACCCCATCAGCATCCGCCCACGCCGCGTCCCACAGAGCCCCCAATAGCCATGGAGAGCCAGGAGCGCGAGGGCCTACTCATGGACGGTCGCCCTCAGGATGGTAATCAG TTGAATCCCGATGGATATGGTTCACATACAAGCCCAGCACATCAGCGCACCCCGCTTGTGCCGCGAGACCTGGGGGAGGACTTCAGCTTGGATTACGACGAAGAGCCGCTCGATCCGCGAAGACCAAAAAATGCCAA CACATATACTAAAGATATTGGATTTTACATTCGAAGCCAAAAAAG GACATCCCTCTTCATTGTAACCAGCTTGGTGTATGCCATGCTATTGGTTGTGGTTTGCATTTCTTACGTCATCAGCGACGTGAGCACCCGTCGAATCCCCGTAATGTACTACGAGGGATTCTTTACGTATCTCTATGGAGCCAGCATCCTCTTCCTGCTCTACGTGTTCTGCTTCCTTCTACAGG AGAGCACCTGCTGTGCTGGTGGTGAGAAACCACCGAAGCCCGTGAAGGAGAAGAAGccgaagaaggagaagaaaccAAAGAAGGGTGATCCACCAGAGGGAAAGGATGCCAAAGGGGGAAAGGACAAGGACAAGGATGCAGCAAAGGGTGGCAAACCCAGCCCATTCCAG GAGGTCTTACCCAAAAAGAAACGCGATTTGGTGCGCGAACAATCGCTCCAGAAG gATACAACTGTCGAAGCGGAGAAAGCACCAACACCAAAGAATGTGCGAAAGAGGAAAACTACGCAGAACAATACCACCCATGGGAGTTTCTTCCTCCGTGTCGGTGCAATTg CTTTCGGTTTGGGTACAATGATCTATACTGGATTGGAGTTTGGTTCATTCTTTGAGATTCCTTTTGATTCGCCGTGCCATCAAATTTTACGCGGTGTTAACCCACTTCTTCAGATGATCTTTACTTTTATGCAGATGTATTTCATCTTTATGAATGCAAGG cTCAACATCCATCGCTTCAAAGTATTGGCACGTTTTGGACTGATGCACATCGTTGCGACGAATGTTTGCGTGTGGATCCGTACGCTTGTACTCGAATCAATCAAGGAGATCACACTCTACCACCAACGCCGTGGACCATCACCTGAAGACGGTGCTATTTTAG ATTCCATTCGACGACATACCATGAAGAATGCACGAACGGTTATGGGAACACATCTAGAGCCAGATTTCGATTGGGAGCCACTGCACTCCAATATGAATCTCCAGGAGGCATCATCAGCTGAATCTCCAGCAAATATCCTGTCGCGCATTGTTAAGAGTACAGCTCAAGGTGTAACGGAGGGACTTGCTGAGGATCTGGACAATCCAACtccaacaacaacatcatCCCCTACAACAACCATTGCACACACCACAACAACCTTCCTGAGAAAGCTAAAGCGTGCCACATCAGCCCCAACCACTGCCGAAACATCCACAACCACCACAACAACTACACCTTCCCCACCAACTCCAACCTCAACCCTAGCTTCTATTTTTGCCCTCTTCTCCTCATCCTCAACCACCACAACTACCCCACCAcccacaacaacaacaacaacaaccacAACAGAGTCAATCTTCAGCAACCTCTTCGGCTTTGACCAGCATTCGTATCAGACCTACTCAGAACTGGCACACAATGCCACCAATTCTCTGGACCAGACTGTTGAGAATCTCAATTCGTTGTACCCTCAAGCCTTTACTGCATTCCAGGCCATAAATGTATCAAACTCAACTAATGGTACAAGCTGCGGACGAGTTAATATCATGGGGACCATTGTTCAGGATTCAGCTCCCTACCTATATCCCTTCATCATTGAATACTGCCTGATTGGAGCCGTTGTCATCTACGTAATGTGGCGTCAGATTGGACGATACCCCAA GTTCGCTACGGAGGAAGATCTTGAACATCGTTTAGAAGTGATGCTTTCCCGACGTGCTGTAGCCATGGCTCAGGCCTCCTCAGGTCGCGTTGACTGCATTGGAGCATCGAAGGGACTTTTCTTTGGACTTTTGCTCCTTGTTGGCTCACTGATCTGCTTGATTCTCTTCTTCGTTCTTGTGCGTCATCCACAATTGTCACTCCTGGCTATTTACCTGGCAGACGTATCACACAGCGCTCTAATGGCTTTCTCCGTAATTGCCATTCTTATCGGCTTCTGCAG gGTTCAACACTTGAAATTCCGTTGTGAGGACCAAAGCAACTTGAACGATATCCTTCTGCGTATCTCGGCATTCGGTTTGTTCACCTATTCAGTGTTCAGCGTTATTTCTGGAGCACTTAACTTCCTAGATAGTGAGCCGAATTTGCTTGTCTGCGTCACTGGGGCACTCGCTGTTCTACAG gtgatATTCCAACTGCTCTTCATTGCTGATGTTTCCCGGCGTCGAGTTCACCTTCCAGAGCATGACCGGAGCAAACCAGGACGTCAGATTGTCACATTCTTGCTCATCTGCAATATCTCCATGTTCGCCATCTACACATTTGAGGCACAGAAAGTCTTTGCAAATCCG GTTCAATTGGACTTCTACGGCTTCATTGCCTGGTCACTTATTCAGCGTGTCACCTTGCCCCTGTGCATATTCCATCGATTTCACAGCGCCGTCACTCTGGCAGAGGTCTGGAAGACAACATACAAGCCACGTTTGGAGTAA
- the LOC129790829 gene encoding proton channel OtopLc isoform X7 yields MQRCPYIHEMRERLLPPQQPSPPLHQPIQFRHHAPHQHPPTPRPTEPPIAMESQEREGLLMDGRPQDGNQVGTVVKLNPDGYGSHTSPAHQRTPLVPRDLGEDFSLDYDEEPLDPRRPKNAKTSLFIVTSLVYAMLLVVVCISYVISDVSTRRIPVMYYEGFFTYLYGASILFLLYVFCFLLQESTCCAGGEKPPKPVKEKKPKKEKKPKKGDPPEGKDAKGGKDKDKDAAKGGKPSPFQTIKFNFQDTTVEAEKAPTPKNVRKRKTTQNNTTHGSFFLRVGAIAFGLGTMIYTGLEFGSFFEIPFDSPCHQILRGVNPLLQMIFTFMQMYFIFMNARLNIHRFKVLARFGLMHIVATNVCVWIRTLVLESIKEITLYHQRRGPSPEDGAILDSIRRHTMKNARTVMGTHLEPDFDWEPLHSNMNLQEASSAESPANILSRIVKSTAQGVTEGLAEDLDNPTPTTTSSPTTTIAHTTTTFLRKLKRATSAPTTAETSTTTTTTTPSPPTPTSTLASIFALFSSSSTTTTTPPPTTTTTTTTTESIFSNLFGFDQHSYQTYSELAHNATNSLDQTVENLNSLYPQAFTAFQAINVSNSTNGTSCGRVNIMGTIVQDSAPYLYPFIIEYCLIGAVVIYVMWRQIGRYPKFATEEDLEHRLEVMLSRRAVAMAQASSGRVDCIGASKGLFFGLLLLVGSLICLILFFVLVRHPQLSLLAIYLADVSHSALMAFSVIAILIGFCRVQHLKFRCEDQSNLNDILLRISAFGLFTYSVFSVISGALNFLDSEPNLLVCVTGALAVLQVIFQLLFIADVSRRRVHLPEHDRSKPGRQIVTFLLICNISMFAIYTFEAQKVFANPVQLDFYGFIAWSLIQRVTLPLCIFHRFHSAVTLAEVWKTTYKPRLE; encoded by the exons ATGCAACGCTGTCCGTATATTCATGAGATGCGAGAACGCCTTCTGCCGCCCCAGCAGCCCTCACCGCCACTTCATCAGCCCATCCAGTTTCGTCATCACGCACCCCATCAGCATCCGCCCACGCCGCGTCCCACAGAGCCCCCAATAGCCATGGAGAGCCAGGAGCGCGAGGGCCTACTCATGGACGGTCGCCCTCAGGATGGTAATCAGGTCGGGACGGTGGTCAAG TTGAATCCCGATGGATATGGTTCACATACAAGCCCAGCACATCAGCGCACCCCGCTTGTGCCGCGAGACCTGGGGGAGGACTTCAGCTTGGATTACGACGAAGAGCCGCTCGATCCGCGAAGACCAAAAAATGCCAA GACATCCCTCTTCATTGTAACCAGCTTGGTGTATGCCATGCTATTGGTTGTGGTTTGCATTTCTTACGTCATCAGCGACGTGAGCACCCGTCGAATCCCCGTAATGTACTACGAGGGATTCTTTACGTATCTCTATGGAGCCAGCATCCTCTTCCTGCTCTACGTGTTCTGCTTCCTTCTACAGG AGAGCACCTGCTGTGCTGGTGGTGAGAAACCACCGAAGCCCGTGAAGGAGAAGAAGccgaagaaggagaagaaaccAAAGAAGGGTGATCCACCAGAGGGAAAGGATGCCAAAGGGGGAAAGGACAAGGACAAGGATGCAGCAAAGGGTGGCAAACCCAGCCCATTCCAG actataaaattcaattttcaggATACAACTGTCGAAGCGGAGAAAGCACCAACACCAAAGAATGTGCGAAAGAGGAAAACTACGCAGAACAATACCACCCATGGGAGTTTCTTCCTCCGTGTCGGTGCAATTg CTTTCGGTTTGGGTACAATGATCTATACTGGATTGGAGTTTGGTTCATTCTTTGAGATTCCTTTTGATTCGCCGTGCCATCAAATTTTACGCGGTGTTAACCCACTTCTTCAGATGATCTTTACTTTTATGCAGATGTATTTCATCTTTATGAATGCAAGG cTCAACATCCATCGCTTCAAAGTATTGGCACGTTTTGGACTGATGCACATCGTTGCGACGAATGTTTGCGTGTGGATCCGTACGCTTGTACTCGAATCAATCAAGGAGATCACACTCTACCACCAACGCCGTGGACCATCACCTGAAGACGGTGCTATTTTAG ATTCCATTCGACGACATACCATGAAGAATGCACGAACGGTTATGGGAACACATCTAGAGCCAGATTTCGATTGGGAGCCACTGCACTCCAATATGAATCTCCAGGAGGCATCATCAGCTGAATCTCCAGCAAATATCCTGTCGCGCATTGTTAAGAGTACAGCTCAAGGTGTAACGGAGGGACTTGCTGAGGATCTGGACAATCCAACtccaacaacaacatcatCCCCTACAACAACCATTGCACACACCACAACAACCTTCCTGAGAAAGCTAAAGCGTGCCACATCAGCCCCAACCACTGCCGAAACATCCACAACCACCACAACAACTACACCTTCCCCACCAACTCCAACCTCAACCCTAGCTTCTATTTTTGCCCTCTTCTCCTCATCCTCAACCACCACAACTACCCCACCAcccacaacaacaacaacaacaaccacAACAGAGTCAATCTTCAGCAACCTCTTCGGCTTTGACCAGCATTCGTATCAGACCTACTCAGAACTGGCACACAATGCCACCAATTCTCTGGACCAGACTGTTGAGAATCTCAATTCGTTGTACCCTCAAGCCTTTACTGCATTCCAGGCCATAAATGTATCAAACTCAACTAATGGTACAAGCTGCGGACGAGTTAATATCATGGGGACCATTGTTCAGGATTCAGCTCCCTACCTATATCCCTTCATCATTGAATACTGCCTGATTGGAGCCGTTGTCATCTACGTAATGTGGCGTCAGATTGGACGATACCCCAA GTTCGCTACGGAGGAAGATCTTGAACATCGTTTAGAAGTGATGCTTTCCCGACGTGCTGTAGCCATGGCTCAGGCCTCCTCAGGTCGCGTTGACTGCATTGGAGCATCGAAGGGACTTTTCTTTGGACTTTTGCTCCTTGTTGGCTCACTGATCTGCTTGATTCTCTTCTTCGTTCTTGTGCGTCATCCACAATTGTCACTCCTGGCTATTTACCTGGCAGACGTATCACACAGCGCTCTAATGGCTTTCTCCGTAATTGCCATTCTTATCGGCTTCTGCAG gGTTCAACACTTGAAATTCCGTTGTGAGGACCAAAGCAACTTGAACGATATCCTTCTGCGTATCTCGGCATTCGGTTTGTTCACCTATTCAGTGTTCAGCGTTATTTCTGGAGCACTTAACTTCCTAGATAGTGAGCCGAATTTGCTTGTCTGCGTCACTGGGGCACTCGCTGTTCTACAG gtgatATTCCAACTGCTCTTCATTGCTGATGTTTCCCGGCGTCGAGTTCACCTTCCAGAGCATGACCGGAGCAAACCAGGACGTCAGATTGTCACATTCTTGCTCATCTGCAATATCTCCATGTTCGCCATCTACACATTTGAGGCACAGAAAGTCTTTGCAAATCCG GTTCAATTGGACTTCTACGGCTTCATTGCCTGGTCACTTATTCAGCGTGTCACCTTGCCCCTGTGCATATTCCATCGATTTCACAGCGCCGTCACTCTGGCAGAGGTCTGGAAGACAACATACAAGCCACGTTTGGAGTAA
- the LOC129790829 gene encoding proton channel OtopLc isoform X5: MQRCPYIHEMRERLLPPQQPSPPLHQPIQFRHHAPHQHPPTPRPTEPPIAMESQEREGLLMDGRPQDGNQVGTVVKLNPDGYGSHTSPAHQRTPLVPRDLGEDFSLDYDEEPLDPRRPKNAKTSLFIVTSLVYAMLLVVVCISYVISDVSTRRIPVMYYEGFFTYLYGASILFLLYVFCFLLQESTCCAGGEKPPKPVKEKKPKKEKKPKKGDPPEGKDAKGGKDKDKDAAKGGKPSPFQEVLPKKKRDLVREQSLQKDTTVEAEKAPTPKNVRKRKTTQNNTTHGSFFLRVGAIAFGLGTMIYTGLEFGSFFEIPFDSPCHQILRGVNPLLQMIFTFMQMYFIFMNARLNIHRFKVLARFGLMHIVATNVCVWIRTLVLESIKEITLYHQRRGPSPEDGAILDSIRRHTMKNARTVMGTHLEPDFDWEPLHSNMNLQEASSAESPANILSRIVKSTAQGVTEGLAEDLDNPTPTTTSSPTTTIAHTTTTFLRKLKRATSAPTTAETSTTTTTTTPSPPTPTSTLASIFALFSSSSTTTTTPPPTTTTTTTTTESIFSNLFGFDQHSYQTYSELAHNATNSLDQTVENLNSLYPQAFTAFQAINVSNSTNGTSCGRVNIMGTIVQDSAPYLYPFIIEYCLIGAVVIYVMWRQIGRYPKFATEEDLEHRLEVMLSRRAVAMAQASSGRVDCIGASKGLFFGLLLLVGSLICLILFFVLVRHPQLSLLAIYLADVSHSALMAFSVIAILIGFCRVQHLKFRCEDQSNLNDILLRISAFGLFTYSVFSVISGALNFLDSEPNLLVCVTGALAVLQVIFQLLFIADVSRRRVHLPEHDRSKPGRQIVTFLLICNISMFAIYTFEAQKVFANPVQLDFYGFIAWSLIQRVTLPLCIFHRFHSAVTLAEVWKTTYKPRLE, translated from the exons ATGCAACGCTGTCCGTATATTCATGAGATGCGAGAACGCCTTCTGCCGCCCCAGCAGCCCTCACCGCCACTTCATCAGCCCATCCAGTTTCGTCATCACGCACCCCATCAGCATCCGCCCACGCCGCGTCCCACAGAGCCCCCAATAGCCATGGAGAGCCAGGAGCGCGAGGGCCTACTCATGGACGGTCGCCCTCAGGATGGTAATCAGGTCGGGACGGTGGTCAAG TTGAATCCCGATGGATATGGTTCACATACAAGCCCAGCACATCAGCGCACCCCGCTTGTGCCGCGAGACCTGGGGGAGGACTTCAGCTTGGATTACGACGAAGAGCCGCTCGATCCGCGAAGACCAAAAAATGCCAA GACATCCCTCTTCATTGTAACCAGCTTGGTGTATGCCATGCTATTGGTTGTGGTTTGCATTTCTTACGTCATCAGCGACGTGAGCACCCGTCGAATCCCCGTAATGTACTACGAGGGATTCTTTACGTATCTCTATGGAGCCAGCATCCTCTTCCTGCTCTACGTGTTCTGCTTCCTTCTACAGG AGAGCACCTGCTGTGCTGGTGGTGAGAAACCACCGAAGCCCGTGAAGGAGAAGAAGccgaagaaggagaagaaaccAAAGAAGGGTGATCCACCAGAGGGAAAGGATGCCAAAGGGGGAAAGGACAAGGACAAGGATGCAGCAAAGGGTGGCAAACCCAGCCCATTCCAG GAGGTCTTACCCAAAAAGAAACGCGATTTGGTGCGCGAACAATCGCTCCAGAAG gATACAACTGTCGAAGCGGAGAAAGCACCAACACCAAAGAATGTGCGAAAGAGGAAAACTACGCAGAACAATACCACCCATGGGAGTTTCTTCCTCCGTGTCGGTGCAATTg CTTTCGGTTTGGGTACAATGATCTATACTGGATTGGAGTTTGGTTCATTCTTTGAGATTCCTTTTGATTCGCCGTGCCATCAAATTTTACGCGGTGTTAACCCACTTCTTCAGATGATCTTTACTTTTATGCAGATGTATTTCATCTTTATGAATGCAAGG cTCAACATCCATCGCTTCAAAGTATTGGCACGTTTTGGACTGATGCACATCGTTGCGACGAATGTTTGCGTGTGGATCCGTACGCTTGTACTCGAATCAATCAAGGAGATCACACTCTACCACCAACGCCGTGGACCATCACCTGAAGACGGTGCTATTTTAG ATTCCATTCGACGACATACCATGAAGAATGCACGAACGGTTATGGGAACACATCTAGAGCCAGATTTCGATTGGGAGCCACTGCACTCCAATATGAATCTCCAGGAGGCATCATCAGCTGAATCTCCAGCAAATATCCTGTCGCGCATTGTTAAGAGTACAGCTCAAGGTGTAACGGAGGGACTTGCTGAGGATCTGGACAATCCAACtccaacaacaacatcatCCCCTACAACAACCATTGCACACACCACAACAACCTTCCTGAGAAAGCTAAAGCGTGCCACATCAGCCCCAACCACTGCCGAAACATCCACAACCACCACAACAACTACACCTTCCCCACCAACTCCAACCTCAACCCTAGCTTCTATTTTTGCCCTCTTCTCCTCATCCTCAACCACCACAACTACCCCACCAcccacaacaacaacaacaacaaccacAACAGAGTCAATCTTCAGCAACCTCTTCGGCTTTGACCAGCATTCGTATCAGACCTACTCAGAACTGGCACACAATGCCACCAATTCTCTGGACCAGACTGTTGAGAATCTCAATTCGTTGTACCCTCAAGCCTTTACTGCATTCCAGGCCATAAATGTATCAAACTCAACTAATGGTACAAGCTGCGGACGAGTTAATATCATGGGGACCATTGTTCAGGATTCAGCTCCCTACCTATATCCCTTCATCATTGAATACTGCCTGATTGGAGCCGTTGTCATCTACGTAATGTGGCGTCAGATTGGACGATACCCCAA GTTCGCTACGGAGGAAGATCTTGAACATCGTTTAGAAGTGATGCTTTCCCGACGTGCTGTAGCCATGGCTCAGGCCTCCTCAGGTCGCGTTGACTGCATTGGAGCATCGAAGGGACTTTTCTTTGGACTTTTGCTCCTTGTTGGCTCACTGATCTGCTTGATTCTCTTCTTCGTTCTTGTGCGTCATCCACAATTGTCACTCCTGGCTATTTACCTGGCAGACGTATCACACAGCGCTCTAATGGCTTTCTCCGTAATTGCCATTCTTATCGGCTTCTGCAG gGTTCAACACTTGAAATTCCGTTGTGAGGACCAAAGCAACTTGAACGATATCCTTCTGCGTATCTCGGCATTCGGTTTGTTCACCTATTCAGTGTTCAGCGTTATTTCTGGAGCACTTAACTTCCTAGATAGTGAGCCGAATTTGCTTGTCTGCGTCACTGGGGCACTCGCTGTTCTACAG gtgatATTCCAACTGCTCTTCATTGCTGATGTTTCCCGGCGTCGAGTTCACCTTCCAGAGCATGACCGGAGCAAACCAGGACGTCAGATTGTCACATTCTTGCTCATCTGCAATATCTCCATGTTCGCCATCTACACATTTGAGGCACAGAAAGTCTTTGCAAATCCG GTTCAATTGGACTTCTACGGCTTCATTGCCTGGTCACTTATTCAGCGTGTCACCTTGCCCCTGTGCATATTCCATCGATTTCACAGCGCCGTCACTCTGGCAGAGGTCTGGAAGACAACATACAAGCCACGTTTGGAGTAA